In the genome of Leptospira tipperaryensis, one region contains:
- a CDS encoding Crp/Fnr family transcriptional regulator yields the protein MKFVFGKNGKIKVYFEDLRYFGKRTPELAWLFAEECSRREYARYGIAFTSVRQRLVRHLLLNAISQESPPFRSVKMFQQDLADSIGTVREVVVRELRSLKKEGLIASSKGRIEIVRPGDLLVLSEESS from the coding sequence TTGAAATTTGTCTTTGGAAAGAATGGAAAGATCAAAGTCTACTTCGAGGATCTGCGATACTTCGGAAAAAGGACTCCTGAGTTAGCTTGGCTCTTTGCGGAAGAATGTTCGAGGAGGGAGTACGCGCGCTACGGGATTGCATTTACCAGCGTAAGACAAAGGCTCGTACGTCATCTGCTCTTGAATGCGATAAGTCAAGAATCTCCTCCCTTTCGTTCGGTAAAAATGTTTCAGCAGGATCTGGCGGACTCAATAGGCACTGTAAGAGAAGTTGTAGTTCGAGAATTAAGAAGTCTCAAAAAGGAAGGATTGATCGCAAGCTCCAAAGGAAGAATCGAAATCGTTCGACCGGGAGATTTGCTCGTTCTTTCGGAAGAATCAAGCTGA
- a CDS encoding nuclear transport factor 2 family protein, producing MNFKEAEDFCIRWLSAWTGNQPERLILFYAEDAFYLDPTAKKGFKGHGKILPYFKILLRNNPNWKWTHEEIFPNERGFLLKWKAVIPTKETEIIEYGMDIVEVKDDKITRNEVYFDTRSLISKK from the coding sequence ATGAATTTTAAGGAAGCAGAAGACTTTTGTATTCGTTGGTTATCCGCTTGGACAGGCAATCAACCGGAACGTCTGATTTTATTTTACGCGGAAGACGCATTCTATCTTGATCCGACCGCGAAGAAAGGATTCAAAGGACATGGAAAAATTCTTCCCTACTTTAAAATTTTACTCCGAAACAACCCGAATTGGAAATGGACTCACGAAGAAATCTTTCCGAATGAAAGAGGATTTTTACTCAAATGGAAAGCGGTCATTCCCACGAAAGAAACCGAAATTATAGAATACGGAATGGACATCGTCGAAGTCAAGGACGATAAGATCACGAGAAACGAAGTATATTTCGATACTCGGAGTTTGATTTCTAAAAAATAG
- a CDS encoding sensor domain-containing diguanylate cyclase, protein MLRKYRIHKDKEKIKIKKRILFLIFAVIPLLMFMILIYETQRLESDLYRIVGMRARAMQDYLHRVSNQSRALGLSVTDYMVYHEDSAPNSHILKKMKDFPTLNRFGISINKDSENDAAYAGTLTAVGSIHKVNSSLIREIEAVLSLGGQFETLAEKQTEVVWVYYLSAQQFLYFTPKVGKAEHFHFTDELYVRPFWVQAEPKANPEKRQIITELYDDINGKGLMITIAEPVYYHDKFIGVASIDISLDTMKQILETGDVIGESMLIDEHRHVIAKTGKDDLQDLQKIQIPEIPSEILSRKDHTYWASFEVKVGDVYLVHRIEVIDFILYILKSLLPIWGLVCALAVVLVLYLQLRSSIEQISTLIHTDPLTGISNRRGFLKLAQKSLAISSRHGQTWTILMVDIDHFKSVNDQYGHDEGDKILVRVAQILSSCVRQTDAVCRWGGEEFAVFLFGANPEDSINIAEHLRKEVENKVVLQNGNSVTLSIGISEGRGGKHGLEESFSHADQALYRAKSTGRNRVCVFDPIHSF, encoded by the coding sequence TTGCTACGAAAGTATCGAATCCACAAAGATAAAGAAAAGATAAAAATCAAAAAGAGAATTCTATTTTTGATTTTTGCGGTCATACCACTTCTCATGTTTATGATTCTCATCTACGAGACTCAAAGGTTAGAGAGTGATCTTTATCGAATCGTTGGAATGAGGGCGCGCGCGATGCAGGACTACCTTCACCGCGTGAGTAATCAGAGTCGGGCCCTAGGGTTGTCGGTCACGGATTACATGGTTTATCACGAAGATTCCGCTCCCAATTCTCATATTCTTAAAAAGATGAAAGACTTTCCAACTCTCAATCGTTTTGGAATTTCAATAAATAAAGATTCCGAAAATGACGCGGCGTATGCGGGAACTCTCACGGCGGTAGGATCGATTCATAAAGTAAATTCTTCACTGATAAGGGAAATCGAAGCGGTTCTGAGTTTAGGCGGGCAGTTTGAAACTCTCGCCGAAAAACAGACCGAAGTCGTGTGGGTCTATTATCTTTCCGCTCAACAATTTCTTTACTTTACTCCGAAGGTCGGAAAAGCGGAGCATTTTCATTTTACGGACGAACTCTATGTGCGTCCGTTTTGGGTTCAAGCCGAACCGAAAGCCAATCCGGAAAAACGTCAGATCATAACCGAACTCTACGACGATATCAATGGAAAGGGATTGATGATTACGATCGCAGAGCCTGTGTATTATCATGATAAATTTATAGGTGTAGCATCGATCGATATCAGTTTGGATACGATGAAACAAATTCTCGAAACCGGGGACGTTATCGGAGAAAGTATGCTCATCGACGAACATAGGCACGTGATCGCGAAAACCGGAAAAGACGATCTTCAGGATTTACAAAAGATTCAAATTCCTGAGATTCCTTCGGAAATACTATCTAGAAAAGATCATACGTATTGGGCATCCTTTGAAGTTAAGGTCGGCGACGTCTATCTCGTCCACAGAATCGAAGTAATCGATTTCATTCTTTACATCTTAAAAAGTTTACTTCCGATTTGGGGACTTGTCTGCGCTTTGGCGGTCGTTTTGGTTTTGTATCTTCAGCTTCGGTCTTCCATCGAACAAATTTCAACTTTGATTCATACGGATCCTTTGACTGGCATTTCCAATCGAAGAGGATTTCTTAAATTAGCGCAGAAGTCTCTCGCAATCAGCAGCCGTCACGGACAAACCTGGACGATTTTGATGGTCGACATAGACCATTTCAAATCCGTGAACGATCAATACGGCCACGATGAAGGAGATAAGATTCTCGTAAGAGTCGCACAGATCTTGAGTTCTTGCGTTCGACAAACGGATGCTGTCTGTCGTTGGGGCGGGGAAGAATTTGCAGTTTTTCTTTTTGGAGCGAATCCTGAAGATTCGATCAACATTGCGGAGCACTTACGAAAAGAAGTTGAGAATAAGGTAGTTCTTCAAAATGGAAATTCGGTGACCTTAAGCATTGGGATCTCGGAAGGAAGGGGAGGAAAACACGGTTTGGAAGAATCTTTTTCTCACGCAGACCAAGCCCTCTATCGAGCCAAGAGCACCGGACGCAATCGGGTCTGTGTTTTTGATCCCATACATTCTTTTTGA
- a CDS encoding helix-turn-helix domain-containing protein — MFNLNTLSDIMSFAVFSEVNLFYTHAAGVGTGMIMAISRFYGGKENEFNKAYGTILLSVSIFLMANNKILFPQETDPRLLKDPIFLGFYFGLVLYASSAVLICMKFILGELENPWFYCKRLLGILPIVIALSFALPSVVYICLCDGIGICIMFYTFVWSCYTIKKTGKEPVFFHFPFVSFMISISLFLDFTGTILQSTKMLLFSELIPGIMLAYVTLIERIYPVLFSKVNGEWEEDEILLLQDFSDEPAPFLIEEESLSETSRNILEGVELSKIEERVHTFLEIRGYADEELRLPDFASYLGLSTHQASYYINKHMSMKFADFLNMNRIEDVKRNLRNKSHMNLLQIALECGFNSASSFHRACVKFTGKSPREFRKLINSQN; from the coding sequence ATGTTTAACTTGAATACCCTATCGGATATCATGTCCTTTGCCGTCTTTTCGGAAGTAAATTTGTTTTACACGCACGCGGCAGGGGTTGGGACGGGAATGATCATGGCCATTTCCAGATTTTACGGAGGGAAAGAAAACGAATTCAACAAAGCGTACGGGACCATTTTACTAAGCGTCAGCATTTTTTTGATGGCGAACAACAAGATCCTCTTTCCGCAGGAAACGGATCCAAGGCTTCTGAAAGATCCTATCTTTTTAGGGTTTTATTTCGGACTCGTTCTCTACGCAAGTTCCGCGGTTCTCATTTGTATGAAATTCATACTGGGAGAATTAGAAAACCCGTGGTTCTATTGTAAACGATTGCTTGGAATTCTTCCCATTGTCATCGCGCTTTCCTTTGCGCTGCCGAGTGTTGTCTACATCTGTCTATGTGACGGTATTGGAATTTGTATCATGTTCTATACTTTCGTCTGGTCGTGTTATACGATTAAAAAAACAGGAAAAGAGCCAGTATTCTTCCATTTCCCCTTTGTCAGTTTTATGATCTCGATTTCTTTGTTTCTGGATTTTACGGGAACGATTTTGCAATCCACAAAAATGCTTCTGTTTTCGGAACTCATTCCAGGAATCATGTTGGCTTACGTGACCTTGATCGAAAGAATCTACCCTGTTCTTTTCAGCAAAGTCAATGGAGAATGGGAAGAAGACGAAATTCTTCTTTTGCAGGATTTCTCGGATGAACCCGCACCCTTTCTCATCGAGGAAGAATCGCTTTCCGAAACGAGCCGAAATATTTTAGAAGGTGTGGAGCTGAGTAAGATCGAAGAAAGAGTTCATACATTCTTAGAAATCCGGGGTTATGCGGATGAAGAATTGAGACTACCGGACTTTGCTTCCTATCTTGGTCTTTCTACACATCAGGCTTCGTATTATATCAACAAACACATGTCTATGAAGTTTGCCGATTTTTTAAACATGAATCGAATCGAGGACGTAAAAAGAAATCTGAGAAACAAATCTCACATGAATCTTTTACAGATCGCCTTGGAATGCGGGTTCAACTCGGCGTCTTCTTTTCATCGTGCCTGCGTCAAATTTACCGGGAAGTCTCCTCGCGAATTTCGGAAATTGATCAACTCACAAAATTGA
- a CDS encoding AraC family transcriptional regulator: MVNISLDFILNETFLISLIRFGAGFALILGVGNWIRAKKQIDYLISYVLILTAIFQAIDEDSLLLVSHLWLSKLLFLIDILALAASGTFVFLISSMIFRKYAELPLFYYWNFLGPFLLAIPIATFYEQPESKELEFFLFMTDLYVLAYFAIAIVNVWKDKDYLLSKANFRIILLLVMIISLCIPLEIAGILLENKSLILLSSVHTTFVLIFYYFMTLRFPKMMDFSDLESNKNFVKRSLLHDIDIHALEERLAHIVKEERIYLDEDIRLPDLSEELGVSVHQLSFFLNNHLGINFNNYINRFRVEEAKTMLINDPSRSVVSVGIAVGFNSNSSFYKAFFKETGMSPKQFRESRPRIIHYQSARDIQLKS; this comes from the coding sequence ATGGTGAATATTAGTTTAGATTTTATTTTAAATGAGACTTTTCTAATCAGTCTCATTCGATTCGGCGCGGGCTTTGCCCTGATTCTCGGAGTTGGGAATTGGATTCGAGCGAAAAAACAAATCGATTATCTGATATCGTATGTTTTGATTTTGACGGCGATCTTTCAAGCGATCGATGAGGACAGCTTGCTTTTGGTAAGCCATCTTTGGCTCTCCAAGCTTTTGTTTTTAATCGACATTCTTGCGCTAGCCGCAAGCGGAACCTTCGTTTTTCTGATTTCTTCGATGATTTTTCGCAAATATGCCGAGCTTCCACTTTTCTATTATTGGAATTTTTTGGGGCCCTTTCTTCTTGCGATTCCGATCGCCACTTTCTACGAACAGCCGGAGAGCAAAGAACTAGAGTTTTTTCTCTTTATGACGGATCTCTATGTGCTAGCCTACTTTGCAATTGCGATCGTAAACGTCTGGAAAGATAAGGATTACCTCCTCTCCAAAGCGAATTTTAGAATCATCTTACTCTTAGTGATGATCATTTCGCTCTGTATTCCCTTGGAAATCGCAGGCATTCTCCTGGAAAACAAATCCCTGATTCTCCTTTCCAGTGTTCATACGACCTTTGTCCTGATTTTCTATTATTTTATGACCCTTCGTTTTCCAAAAATGATGGACTTTTCGGACTTAGAATCGAATAAGAATTTTGTAAAACGTTCTCTTCTTCACGATATCGATATTCATGCGCTCGAAGAAAGACTCGCCCATATTGTAAAAGAGGAAAGGATCTATTTAGACGAAGACATTCGACTTCCGGATCTCTCGGAAGAACTCGGAGTTTCGGTGCACCAGCTTTCCTTTTTTCTCAACAACCATTTAGGAATTAATTTCAACAACTACATCAATCGGTTTCGGGTAGAAGAAGCTAAGACTATGCTGATCAACGACCCGAGTCGTTCGGTGGTTTCCGTCGGAATCGCGGTAGGATTCAATTCCAATTCTTCGTTTTATAAGGCTTTTTTCAAAGAAACAGGAATGTCACCGAAACAATTTAGAGAATCGCGCCCGAGAATCATTCACTATCAATCCGCTCGGGACATTCAGCTGAAAAGTTGA
- a CDS encoding EAL domain-containing protein, translated as MLSRFHDIPVDRDLDSRTYSYALYNFGGDLLYSDSDYDSLRKLDPKLNRAIERFLEYGNIYAHGLGIRKLRKERRIQLIVRSALDRVYKIDFEINSKSKVVFVHIESTTQASINSEKSRMQRFRSLRNSLLRSLKLQSTYFYLVNIEIYNHPFLHQFENQIYEAVFLDLHAEFLTITNSQNLGFRVSQNQIFFSYQINKPDVDINWIPSSLISYMKNTIQVEGYEFHLKLSIGGYHTVEPDTTPLEILRGLRSNLNQVIEYPFSRYATESQNDSSQMIATYLSLRNSVHKKELFLQYQPILSAETKTLHSLEALSRWNQTEKGMISPDIFIPLAEESGLISSIGSWVIHNAFRDFTEFKGKNPSSNFIGSINVSPFQLKNPEFADNLIFYFSKLNLSPTSIILEITESRYEETPLIIEQMSILRKFGFQIAIDDFGVGNSNFSRIEKIESDYVKLDKSLILGTDSNPSKRSVLRAISQVLLSLGKKTVFEGIENSTLEKIAIDCGANYLQGFLYGKPSNLYDLPFLTLSNSK; from the coding sequence ATGCTTTCTCGATTTCATGATATTCCGGTGGATCGCGATCTCGACTCTCGGACCTACAGCTACGCGTTGTACAACTTCGGAGGAGATCTTCTTTATTCGGATTCGGATTACGATTCCCTTCGGAAATTGGATCCGAAATTGAACCGAGCGATTGAGAGATTTTTGGAATACGGAAATATCTACGCGCACGGATTGGGGATTCGAAAATTGAGGAAGGAGCGTCGGATTCAATTGATCGTTCGCTCGGCTTTGGATCGGGTTTACAAAATTGATTTTGAAATCAATTCTAAGAGCAAGGTTGTCTTCGTTCACATCGAATCCACGACACAAGCTTCTATCAATTCCGAGAAAAGCCGTATGCAGAGGTTTCGTTCTTTGCGAAACAGTTTGCTTCGTTCTCTCAAGCTGCAAAGCACCTATTTTTATCTCGTAAATATTGAAATTTACAATCATCCCTTTTTGCATCAATTTGAGAATCAGATCTACGAGGCTGTCTTTCTGGATTTGCACGCGGAATTTCTGACGATCACGAATTCTCAAAATCTCGGCTTTCGAGTTTCCCAAAATCAGATTTTCTTTTCTTATCAGATCAATAAGCCGGACGTGGATATCAATTGGATTCCTTCTAGTCTGATATCGTATATGAAAAACACGATTCAAGTGGAAGGTTACGAATTTCATCTCAAACTTTCGATCGGAGGATATCATACGGTAGAACCGGATACCACTCCGCTCGAGATTCTTAGAGGGCTCCGGAGCAATCTAAATCAAGTGATCGAATATCCCTTCAGCCGGTATGCAACCGAAAGTCAGAATGATTCCTCTCAGATGATCGCGACGTATCTGTCTTTGAGAAATTCGGTTCACAAAAAAGAACTCTTTCTTCAGTATCAACCGATTCTTTCCGCGGAAACAAAAACTCTGCATTCTTTAGAAGCGCTTTCTCGTTGGAATCAAACCGAAAAAGGAATGATTAGTCCGGATATTTTTATTCCTCTCGCGGAAGAATCCGGTTTGATCAGTTCCATAGGGTCTTGGGTGATACACAATGCGTTTCGTGATTTTACCGAGTTCAAAGGAAAAAATCCTTCTTCGAACTTTATCGGGTCGATCAACGTTTCTCCATTTCAACTTAAGAATCCGGAATTTGCAGATAATCTTATATTCTATTTTTCGAAACTAAATTTATCTCCGACCTCGATTATTTTAGAGATTACGGAAAGTCGATACGAAGAGACTCCTCTGATTATCGAGCAGATGTCGATCCTTAGAAAATTCGGTTTCCAGATTGCGATCGATGATTTTGGAGTTGGAAATTCTAATTTTTCAAGAATTGAAAAAATCGAAAGCGATTACGTAAAATTAGATAAAAGTTTGATCTTGGGTACCGACTCGAACCCGAGTAAAAGAAGTGTTCTCAGGGCAATCTCACAGGTTTTACTTTCTCTCGGTAAAAAAACCGTCTTTGAAGGAATCGAAAATTCGACCTTGGAAAAAATCGCAATCGATTGCGGCGCCAATTACCTGCAAGGATTTCTTTACGGAAAGCCTTCGAATCTTTACGATCTTCCTTTTTTAACTCTTTCCAATTCAAAGTAG
- a CDS encoding STAS domain-containing protein, protein METTNNSKDELSVEVVTNSHVTHILKPNISVIKAKGEINIFSSKKLKDLFSEKIDDGSTVLLLDLSETTHIDSSGLAVLISTQARLMKQAKGGLVLYSIPNSIMKIFELTRLDKLIAMTIDLDAAVDKGLTY, encoded by the coding sequence ATGGAAACAACTAACAATTCAAAAGATGAACTTTCCGTAGAGGTCGTAACAAACTCTCACGTAACTCACATACTCAAACCAAATATCAGCGTCATCAAAGCCAAGGGAGAAATTAACATTTTCTCATCCAAGAAATTGAAGGACCTTTTTTCCGAAAAAATCGACGACGGAAGTACCGTCCTACTTCTGGATCTTTCCGAAACGACACATATCGATTCTTCCGGTTTGGCGGTTTTGATCAGCACACAGGCCCGATTGATGAAACAGGCAAAGGGAGGGTTGGTTCTCTATTCGATTCCGAACTCTATCATGAAAATTTTCGAGCTTACACGTCTGGACAAGCTGATTGCGATGACAATCGACTTAGACGCAGCCGTAGACAAGGGGCTGACTTACTAA
- a CDS encoding LB_137 family protein has translation MKRLLVLLLFCSFITAQLNAHRVILKSGEVVTGEWKETEGHNDHIVIITDGIERRIEKKDILELFFEETGNRLCFTPKIELKKKCGLKLLKLNFQTVYYMDENNRYLRISLQDLMDLTIEEPSTKILEQLSQTGFRILISSEQNGNILSKIKKINGESILVQEESSGAPVEILKKEILALTYVLEEESKKEPEKSSNNQSLTLLDYLIPGYYLKNQGHRKSGYTLMGLTALFAMGAFYEFLAARKANSEPPTLIPEGNGSIFWLESGNEEFQKHKRLNQIFILSLAFSYIFNTTLLTFPITYELLFQETERPLEPALGKDQKIEMKININF, from the coding sequence ATGAAACGCCTTCTCGTGCTCCTCCTTTTTTGTTCTTTTATAACTGCACAACTGAATGCACATCGAGTCATCTTAAAATCCGGAGAAGTTGTAACGGGAGAATGGAAAGAGACCGAAGGTCACAACGATCATATCGTGATTATCACGGACGGAATAGAAAGAAGGATCGAAAAAAAAGATATCTTAGAACTTTTCTTTGAAGAAACGGGAAACCGCCTTTGTTTCACTCCCAAAATCGAACTCAAAAAAAAATGCGGCTTAAAACTACTCAAACTAAATTTTCAAACCGTCTACTACATGGACGAAAACAATCGATATCTGAGAATTTCTTTACAAGACTTAATGGATCTAACAATCGAAGAACCTTCCACTAAAATATTAGAACAACTTTCCCAAACCGGATTTAGGATTCTAATCTCTTCCGAACAAAACGGAAACATCTTATCCAAAATCAAAAAGATAAACGGAGAATCCATCCTCGTCCAAGAAGAATCTTCCGGTGCGCCCGTTGAAATTCTAAAAAAAGAAATTTTAGCTCTGACATACGTTCTTGAAGAAGAATCTAAAAAAGAACCTGAGAAAAGTTCGAACAACCAATCCTTGACTCTCCTCGATTACCTAATTCCAGGGTATTATCTCAAGAATCAAGGACATCGTAAATCCGGATACACTCTGATGGGCTTGACCGCCCTCTTCGCCATGGGAGCCTTTTACGAATTCTTAGCCGCCAGAAAGGCAAACTCCGAGCCGCCGACTCTCATCCCGGAGGGAAACGGATCTATTTTTTGGCTCGAATCCGGAAACGAAGAGTTTCAAAAACACAAACGACTCAACCAAATCTTTATACTTTCGTTGGCATTCAGCTATATTTTTAATACGACACTGTTAACTTTCCCGATCACTTACGAGTTGTTATTTCAAGAAACGGAGCGTCCATTAGAACCGGCGCTTGGGAAAGATCAAAAAATCGAAATGAAAATCAATATCAACTTTTAG
- a CDS encoding tetratricopeptide repeat protein encodes MKKSAFIAIIGFLVILCFGLIVLDTKLFELKVILEKRKVLNFSFSSDILRSKFESILSNKENLRAEMNLNNLQSSLIESDQIHSFQTNFWQNLGSGLINSVRFITGKPPIHFELNSSNIRALELAFRLERNQAYKDAYNAYSTALPLFPKGSEESGFILLHQGFCLAAQGELDAALNDLKKVLEDNSGSSFANDAEILMGVIFKSKENTKEIEANFESPEAKIRAFFAKGNYAKVLEEIAKTDLNSAEMRYLRGYSLEKTGNQNDAITEYARLAFSDKDKEIAIKANRRLLMLGHYYNAGSEIAKISDKNAERLGDISEASAIRTSAEKLKHVEEEPKNTKESDSSREVLKTPIQEVIANSEAFLKKAEEEAKAAEVRNYIAVHFTDAAPVYGERILIDGDRTKLFSTHFPITLPTYTIQSITLDKKPVRNSKLKFVKDSKITPFLKAIFEDDQSITLIENKSQKKIDLTSPITIELSK; translated from the coding sequence ATGAAAAAGAGCGCCTTTATCGCGATCATCGGTTTTCTGGTGATTTTATGTTTCGGATTGATCGTTCTCGATACGAAACTTTTCGAGCTCAAGGTGATTCTTGAAAAAAGAAAGGTTCTGAATTTTTCTTTCTCCAGCGACATTTTGAGATCCAAGTTCGAAAGTATTCTTTCCAATAAAGAAAATCTGCGCGCGGAGATGAATCTCAACAATCTCCAGAGTTCCCTCATCGAAAGCGATCAAATCCATTCGTTTCAGACAAACTTCTGGCAGAATCTGGGTTCGGGTTTGATCAACTCGGTTCGTTTTATAACCGGAAAACCTCCGATTCACTTTGAACTCAATTCTTCCAATATCCGCGCGTTAGAACTGGCCTTTCGTCTCGAAAGAAATCAAGCCTACAAGGACGCATACAACGCTTACTCGACGGCGCTTCCTTTGTTTCCGAAAGGAAGCGAAGAAAGCGGCTTCATCCTTTTGCACCAGGGATTTTGTCTGGCGGCTCAAGGAGAATTGGACGCGGCCTTAAACGATCTCAAGAAAGTTCTGGAAGACAATTCAGGAAGCAGCTTTGCAAACGACGCGGAAATCTTGATGGGCGTGATCTTCAAATCCAAAGAGAACACAAAAGAAATCGAAGCCAATTTTGAAAGTCCGGAAGCGAAAATCCGCGCCTTCTTTGCAAAGGGAAATTACGCAAAGGTTTTAGAAGAAATCGCAAAGACCGATCTGAATTCGGCTGAGATGAGATACCTCCGGGGGTATTCTCTCGAAAAGACCGGAAATCAAAACGACGCGATCACCGAATACGCGAGGCTTGCTTTTTCAGACAAAGACAAGGAAATTGCGATCAAGGCCAACCGTCGGCTTTTGATGTTGGGTCACTACTACAACGCCGGAAGTGAAATCGCAAAAATATCGGATAAGAATGCGGAACGACTCGGAGATATTTCCGAAGCCAGCGCGATCCGAACCTCCGCAGAAAAACTGAAACACGTAGAAGAAGAACCGAAAAATACAAAAGAATCCGATTCTTCCAGAGAAGTTTTAAAAACTCCAATCCAGGAAGTGATCGCAAATTCGGAGGCGTTCTTAAAAAAAGCGGAAGAGGAAGCCAAGGCCGCTGAGGTCCGAAACTACATCGCGGTTCACTTTACCGACGCCGCACCCGTTTATGGAGAACGGATTCTCATCGACGGAGACAGAACAAAACTTTTTTCCACACATTTTCCGATCACGTTGCCGACCTACACGATTCAATCCATCACACTGGATAAAAAGCCGGTTCGAAATTCTAAACTTAAATTTGTAAAGGATTCTAAGATCACCCCCTTTCTCAAGGCTATCTTTGAAGACGATCAATCCATCACTCTCATCGAAAACAAATCACAAAAGAAAATCGATCTGACTTCTCCGATTACAATAGAGTTATCAAAATGA
- a CDS encoding SpoIIE family protein phosphatase, which yields MKKSLRLQIIVIYTILTVVNLTFVAVMIFENQTDLLISNFTLESDRVAREILKKIESFGNVDYQNSSQIDEFQSKLFSIGLSNFSVLEIEDSSLGKTRTLLSNGAVSPFSDLKSKLSKISSAKAALNTSYDIELDTDQFIVHLIFFLNPKTFLITEIKMREMIDRLRSLYIQLGLLLIWGFAFQIFFGIFLYRKIFIRLFLLKEVSETMATGDLRARVSWKQNAQDELDVLGNTFNGMAEQIASQFDALHLKNTQIQTELEIGKNVQECFLPGKRKQFHLIRAEIHYKPMREVSGDIYDIIEINENRTAFFLADATGHGVSAALITSIIHYNMLDILKETINPAEILNRLSENLFETLQGTFFATGIFFLFEKEGFAYFCSAGHNPIYYFRKSKKTILSLNSTGFVLGIGIPDPYQVLKIKTEPGDKILIYTDGILDAESPAKEQFGDDRLLETFQKYAELPSEELMSRLNADLHSFADRFPDDVTFGILEIS from the coding sequence ATGAAGAAATCTCTTCGATTACAGATTATCGTCATCTATACGATCTTAACCGTGGTAAACCTCACGTTTGTCGCGGTTATGATTTTCGAAAATCAAACGGATCTTTTGATTTCGAATTTTACTCTGGAATCGGATCGAGTCGCGAGAGAAATTCTCAAAAAGATAGAATCGTTCGGCAATGTCGATTATCAAAATTCTTCTCAGATCGACGAGTTTCAGAGTAAACTTTTTAGCATCGGTCTCAGCAATTTTTCAGTCCTTGAAATCGAAGACAGTTCCTTAGGAAAGACGCGGACCCTTCTTTCCAACGGAGCGGTTTCCCCCTTCTCCGATCTCAAATCCAAGCTGAGTAAAATTTCCAGCGCCAAGGCCGCGCTCAATACTTCTTACGATATCGAACTGGACACGGATCAGTTTATCGTACATCTGATTTTTTTTCTCAATCCAAAGACATTTTTGATTACCGAAATCAAAATGCGGGAGATGATCGATCGACTGCGTTCTCTTTATATCCAACTCGGACTTCTACTCATCTGGGGTTTTGCGTTTCAAATTTTTTTCGGAATCTTTCTCTACCGTAAAATTTTTATCCGCCTTTTTCTTTTGAAAGAAGTGAGTGAAACGATGGCGACGGGAGATTTAAGAGCGAGAGTTTCTTGGAAACAAAACGCACAGGACGAGTTGGACGTTTTAGGAAATACGTTTAACGGAATGGCGGAACAAATCGCATCTCAGTTTGACGCGCTTCATCTGAAAAATACTCAGATTCAGACCGAGCTGGAAATCGGAAAAAACGTTCAGGAATGTTTTCTTCCCGGAAAACGAAAACAGTTTCATCTGATCCGCGCGGAAATTCACTACAAACCGATGCGGGAAGTGAGCGGTGATATCTATGACATCATCGAAATCAACGAAAACCGCACTGCGTTCTTCTTAGCAGACGCGACCGGACACGGAGTTTCGGCCGCCTTGATCACGTCCATCATTCACTACAATATGTTGGACATCCTAAAAGAAACGATCAATCCCGCAGAAATTCTCAATCGACTCAGTGAGAATCTTTTTGAAACCTTACAGGGAACTTTTTTTGCGACGGGGATCTTTTTTCTTTTTGAAAAAGAAGGATTCGCCTACTTCTGTAGCGCCGGCCACAACCCGATCTATTACTTCCGAAAATCAAAAAAAACAATTCTTTCCTTAAACTCGACCGGATTCGTTTTAGGAATCGGAATTCCCGATCCTTATCAGGTTTTGAAAATCAAAACGGAGCCCGGAGATAAGATTCTCATTTACACCGACGGCATTTTGGACGCCGAGAGCCCCGCCAAAGAACAGTTCGGAGACGATCGTCTTTTAGAAACCTTTCAGAAATACGCAGAACTTCCTTCGGAAGAATTGATGTCTCGATTAAACGCGGACCTTCACTCCTTCGCGGATCGTTTTCCGGACGACGTTACTTTTGGAATATTAGAGATTTCTTAA